A window of the Lactuca sativa cultivar Salinas chromosome 5, Lsat_Salinas_v11, whole genome shotgun sequence genome harbors these coding sequences:
- the LOC111916127 gene encoding uncharacterized protein LOC111916127, with protein MVRDVFNSNPRADLKLRIIGKRKHDGRTYNLPTASEVAALIVGDIGDFIDNRDIVVQTSSRAIRRISELHPSYLALQYPLLFTYGDDGYRVDIPHRGVTSSSNSKRPNTTMREFFAYRIQDRDNYFSLILNSRRLFQQFLVDGYTMIESERLYYVRKQQKVLRCESYENLRKFQDQGNKNILELGQRVILPSSFTGGACYMMQNYLDAMSLCKWFGYADFFITFTCNPKWPEVRRFLKDTTLNPEDRPDILCRLFKIKLDALIKDLRENAVFGMVQAAEIPDINQEPALYKLVKEFMIHGPCGAQNVNCPCMVDNKCSKNFPKNFSEHTSIDQNGFPVYRRKNDGSFVEKSGVQLDNRNLVPYNKYVLKRYQAHINVEWCNKGSSIKYLFKYINKCPDRATVGFVQSNNDCDKDDTVDEIKEYYDCRYLSACEASWRIYGYDVHYRHPSMMRLPFHLPNQQQVIYGADDDIDNVLNKPSVASSMFTSWMECNKVYKQAKKLTYVEFPTKFVWKLDLKTWKPREVGYSIGRIHSVSPNLGETYFLRILLNKVKGPKSFEEIRMVNGEICPSFRDACYALGLLDDDKKYIEAIKEASQSGSGYYLRFLFAIMLLFHSLSSPDVVWENTWEYLSDGILYTQQRRLKSPGLSLNEDQIKNLTLFEIEQILLCNNSSLKKFTRMPLPDVDSVSSSNNRLISEELDYDIPNLKNEFERLYIALTSEQRNIFDDIMTAINNNEGGVFFVYGYGGTGKTYLWKTLSAAVRCNAQIVLNVASSGIASLLLTGGRTAHSRFIIPLVLTEVSICSISPDSELAILLRKTSLIIWDEAPMIHKHAFEALDRTLKDIFKCDDSRNSNLPFGGKVIVFGGDFRQILPVIPAGSRQDIVNASLSSSYLWQQCKVYQLTKNMRLTVGSHTSAIQKTMDFAKWLLDIREGKLGGSNDGEAIIDIPYDILINDANDPIGSLIEFVYPSILEASSIPKYFQERAILAPKNEVVGKINDRLLKLFPGDKVEYLSSNKLCESEFVHDHFDANLYSPDVLNGLKVSGLPDHKLVLKIGVPVMLLRNIDKKKWLM; from the exons ATGGTTAGAGATGTTTTTAATTCAAATCCTCGTGCTGACCTAAAGTTACGAATTATTGGAAAAAGAAAACATGATGGTAGGACATATAACCTACCAACTGCATCTGAGGTTGCCGCTTTAATTGTAGGAGACATTGGTGATTTTATTGATAACAGAGACATTGTAGTGCAAACTTCGTCTAGAGCTATACGTCGTATCAGTGAATTACATCCTTCTTACCTTGCTCTACAATATCCTCTACTATTTACATATGGTGACGATGGTTATAGAGTTGACATCCCCCATAGAGGTGTTACGTCTTCGAGCAATAGCAAGCGTCCGAACACTACAATGAGGGAATTTTTCGCTTATAGAATTCAAGACAGGGATAATTATTTTTCATTGATTTTGAATTCAAGAAGGCTTTTTCAACAGTTTTTGGTAGATGGTTATACAATGATTGAAAGCGAGAGATTATATTACGTACGAAAACAACAAAAAGTTCTCCGATGTGAATCTTATGAGAATTTGCGTAAGTTTCAAGATCAAGGGAACAAGAATATTTTGGAATTGGGCCAACGGGTTATATTACCTTCTTCTTTTACTGGCGGTGCATGTTACATGATGCAAAACTACTTAGACGCCATGTCGCTTTGTAAGTGGTTTGGATATGCTGATTTTTTCATAACATTTACATGCAATCCAAAATGGCCAGAAGTTCGAAGATTTCTTAAAGACACTACTCTTAATCCAGAGGATAGACCTGATATCCTATGTAGGTTGTTTAAGATCAAACTTGATGCATTGATTAAAGACCTACGCGAAAATGCAGTATTTGGCATGGTTCAAGCAg CTGAGATTCCCGACATTAACCAAGAGCCTGCTTTGTATAAACTTGTGAAGGAGTTCATGATACATGGTCCATGTGGTGCTCAAAATGTTAATTGCCCTTGCATGGTGGATAACAAATGCTCTAAAAACTTCCCAAAGAATTTCTCTGAACATACTTCAATTGATCAGAATGGTTTTCCTGTATATAGGAGAAAAAATGATGGATCTTTTGTTGAAAAATCTGGTGTCCAGTTAGATAACAGAAATCTTGTTCCATACAACAAATACGTGTTGAAACGATACCAAGCACACATAAATGTTGAATGGTGCAATAAAGGATCTTCCATCAAGtatttattcaaatatattaataaatgtcCTGATAGAGCAACTGTTGGTTTTGTACAAAGCAACAATGACTGTGATAAAGATGATACAGTCGATGAGATAAAAGAATACTATGATTGTAGATATCTTTCTGCATGTGAAGCATCCTGGCGAATTTATGGATATGATGTTCATTACAGGCATCCTTCAATGATGAGACTTCCTTTTCATCTTCCAAATCAACAACAAGTTATCTACGGTGCAGATGACGACATCGACAATGTTCTCAACAAGCCTTCTGTTGCTTCTTCCATGTTCACATCTTGGATGGAGTGCAATAAAGTTTACAAACAAGCAAAAAAACTAACTTATGTTGAATTTCCAACAAAGTTTGTTTGGAAGCTTGATTTGAAAACTTGGAAGCCAAGGGAGGTTGGATATTCGATTGGTAGAATTCATTCAGTGTCACCTAATCTTGGTGAAACATATTTCTTAAGAATTCTTTTAAATAAAGTGAAAGGaccaaaatcatttgaagaaatccgtATGGTTAATGGTGAAATATGTCCTTCATTTAGAGATGCATGTTATGCTCTCGGCCTCTTAGATGATGATAAAAAATACATCGAAGCAATTAAGGAAGCAAGTCAATCTGGATCCGGTTATTACTTACGTTTCTTATTCGCTATCATGTTATTATTTCACAGTTTATCTAGCCCGGATGTTGTGTGGGAAAATACATGGGAATACTTATCAGATGGAATTCTTTACACTCAACAACGAAGATTAAAATCTCCAG GTCTATCACTTAATGAAGATCAAATTAAGAACCTGACTTTGTTTGAGATTGAACAAATTTTACTTTGTAACAATTCAAGTCTCAAAAAATTTACAAGAATGCCTTTACCCGATGTTGATTCTGTATCCTCTTCAAACAATCGTCTTATCAGTGAGGAACTAGATTATGACATACCGAATTTAAAGAACGAGTTTGAACGGCTTTATATTGCATTAACATCCGAGCAACGAAACATTTTTGATGATATCATGACTGCAATAAATAATAATGAAGGAGGTGTTTTCTTTGTCTACGGTTATGGTGGAACAGGTAAAACCTATCTTTGGAAGACATTATCTGCTGCAGTTAGATGTAATGCTCAAATTGTTTTAAATGTTGCGTCAAGTGGGATTGCTTCTTTATTATTAACCGGTGGTAGGACTGCACATTCACGGTTTATAATTCCTTTGGTTCTTACCGAGGTTTCTATTTGTTCGATATCACCAGATAGTGAACTCGCCATTTTATTACGAAAAACCTCATTAATCATTTGGGATGAAGCACCCATGATTCACAAGCATGCATTTGAAGCTTTAGATCGAACTTTGAAAGATATATTCAAGTGTGATGATTCTAGAAACTCAAATTTGCCATTTGGAGGGAAAGTGATTGTTTTTGGAGGAGATTTTAGACAAATTTTGCCTGTTATCCCAGCTGGTAGTAGACAAGACATTGTCAATGCTTCCTTAAGTTCATCATATTTATGGCAACAATGCAAAGTCTATCAACTAACCAAGAATATGAGGCTAACTGTCGGAAGTCATACATCTGCTATTCAAAAGACAATGGATTTTGCAAAATGGCTTTTGGATATAAGAGAAGGGAAACTTGGTGGTTCTAACGACGGCGAAGCAATTATTGATATTCCATATGATATTCTAATTAATGATGCTAATGATCCTATAGGTTCATTAATCGAGTTTGTATACCCTTCAATTCTTGAAGCTTCTAGCATTCCAAAATATTTTCAAGAAAGGGCAATACTTGCTCCAAAAAATGAAGTTGTTGGAAAAATAAATGATCGTTTGCTAAAATTATTTCCAGGAGATAAAGTCGAATATCTAAGCTCAAATAAACTATGTGAATCTGAGTTTGTCCATGATCACTTTGATGCTAATTTATACTCACCAGATGTTTTAAATGGTCTTAAAGTCTCAGGACTGCCTGATCATAAGTTAGTTTTGAAAATCGGGGTTCCAGTTATGTTATTGAGAaacattgataaaaaaaaatggcTTATGTAA
- the LOC111916130 gene encoding uncharacterized protein LOC111916130: MAEQTYNVVCNNAAASSQRRTRRYICRNREEANQRLVQDYFAENATYQGYYFRRRFRILKGLYERIVEDVTRECSFFQQRYDARGTPGFTLLQKCTAAIHQLAYGIPPDALDESFRMSVRIARESLHFFCKTVIQIYGSKYLHKPTRNDILQLQAHHASVHGFPRMLGSLDCLHWAWKNCPTSYHGQFTRGDHGHSTIILEAVASQYMWIWQAFLVLLVRLTTSTFLIVHQYLTTYTTDPHQILLFKQKKFKRAQERARKDVERAFGALEKRWFILKNRQLI; encoded by the exons ATGGCGGAACAAACATACAACGTCGTATGTAACAACGCAGCTGCAAGTTCTCAACGGAGAACACGAAGATATATTTGCAGAAATCGTGAAGAAGCCAACCAACGTTTGGTGCAAGACTATTTTGCAGAGAATGCCACTTATCAAGGGTATTATTTTCGTAGGCGCTTCAGAATACTCAAAGGTTTATACGAACGTATAGTTGAAGATGTAACGAGGGAGTGCAGTTTTTTTCAACAACGCTACGATGCTAGAGGTACACCCGGTTTCACTCTCTTACAAAAATGCACGGCCGCAATTCATCAATTAGCATATGGCATTCCGCCTGATGCGTTAGACGAAAGTTTTAGGATGTCTGTTAGGATCGCACGAGAGAGTCTCCATTTTTTCTGCAAAACTGTGATTCAAATTTATGGTTCAAAATATTTACATAAGCCTACACGTAATGACATCCTGCAATTGCAAGCTCATCATGCTAGTGTGCATGGGTTTCCTAGAATGCTAGGAAGCTTAGATTGTCTCCATTGGGCATGGAAAAACTGCCCCACATCATATCATGGGCAATTTACCCGAGGTGATCATGGTCACTCAACGATCATACTTGAAGCAGTTGCATCACAGTATATGTGGATTTGGCAAGCTTTTTTGGTTCTCCTGGTTCGATTAACGACATCAACGTTCTTAATCGTTCACCAATATTTAACAACATATACGACGGATCCGCACCAGATTCTTCTTTTCAA ACAAAAGAAATTCAAGAGAGCTCAAGAAAGAGCTAGGAAGGATGTTGAGCGTGCTTTTGGAGCTCTGGAGAAACGGTGGTTCATATTGAAAAACCGGCAGCTTATTTAG
- the LOC111916137 gene encoding probable histone H2AXb encodes MSSKTKAVSDSKKGGRGTPKTTKSVSRSSKAGLQFPVGRIARFLKAGKYAQRVGAGAPVYLSAVLEYLAAEVLELAGNAARDNKKTRIVPRHIQLAVRNDEELSKLLGSVTIANGGVLPNIHSTLLPKKAGKEKGDIGSASQEF; translated from the exons ATGAGTTCAAAGACAAAAGCCGTCTCCGATTCGAAGAAAGGTGGCAGAGGGACGCCGAAGACAACAAAGTCTGTTTCCAGATCTTCAAAGGCCGGTCTTCAGTTCCCCGTCGGAAGAATCGCCAGATTTCTCAAGGCCGGAAAGTATGCCCAACGTGTTGGCGCCGGCGCTCCGGTCTACCTTTCCGCCGTTCTCGAGTATCTCGCCGCCGAG GTTTTGGAGTTGGCTGGAAACGCAGCAAGAGACAACAAGAAAACAAGGATTGTTCCAAGACACATACAACTAGCAGTGAGGAATGATGAAGAATTGAGTAAACTTCTGGGATCCGTGACAATTGCAAATGGAGGTGTGCTTCCTAACATTCATTCTACTTTGCTACCAAAGAAGGCTGGAAAAGAGAAGGGTGATATTGGATCTGCTTCACAAGAATTTTAA